One segment of Burkholderia multivorans ATCC BAA-247 DNA contains the following:
- the queE gene encoding 7-carboxy-7-deazaguanine synthase: MTYAVKEIFYTLQGEGANAGRPAVFCRFAGCNLWSGREEDRAQAVCRFCDTDFVGTDGENGGKFKDADALVATIASLWPDGEAHRFVVCTGGEPMLQLDQPLVDALHAAGFEIAIETNGSLPVLESIDWICVSPKADAPLVVTKGNELKVVIPQDNQRLADYAKLDFEYFLVQPMDGPSRDLNTKLAIDWCKRHPQWRLSMQTHKYLNIP, encoded by the coding sequence ATGACTTACGCGGTCAAGGAAATTTTCTACACGTTGCAGGGCGAGGGCGCGAACGCGGGCCGGCCGGCCGTGTTCTGCCGGTTCGCCGGCTGCAATCTGTGGTCGGGCCGCGAAGAGGACCGTGCGCAGGCCGTCTGCCGCTTCTGCGATACCGACTTCGTCGGCACCGACGGCGAGAACGGCGGCAAATTCAAGGATGCCGACGCGCTCGTCGCGACGATCGCGAGCCTGTGGCCGGACGGCGAAGCGCACCGCTTCGTCGTCTGCACGGGCGGCGAGCCGATGCTGCAGCTCGACCAGCCGCTCGTGGACGCGCTGCACGCGGCCGGCTTCGAGATCGCGATCGAGACGAACGGCTCGCTGCCGGTGCTCGAATCGATCGACTGGATCTGCGTGAGCCCGAAGGCCGATGCGCCGCTCGTCGTCACGAAGGGCAACGAGCTGAAGGTCGTGATCCCGCAGGACAACCAGCGGCTCGCCGATTACGCGAAGCTCGACTTCGAGTATTTTCTGGTGCAGCCGATGGACGGCCCGTCGCGCGACCTGAACACGAAGCTCGCGATCGACTGGTGCAAGCGGCATCCGCAGTGGCGCCTGTCGATGCAGACGCACAAATATCTGAACATTCCCTGA
- the queD gene encoding 6-carboxytetrahydropterin synthase QueD produces the protein MLITRKLEFDAGHRIPDHRSQCRNLHGHRYVLEITLRGDLVDTEGAPDRGMVMDFADVKALAVEHLVSKWDHAFLVYARDEVVRSFLEQMADHKTVVLDRIPTVENLAAIAFDILASVYDAHYGVNLRLERVRLYETPNCWADVERDAGR, from the coding sequence GTGCTGATTACCCGAAAACTCGAATTCGACGCGGGCCACCGCATTCCCGATCACCGCAGCCAGTGCCGGAACCTGCACGGCCATCGCTATGTGCTCGAAATCACGCTGCGCGGCGATCTCGTCGATACCGAGGGGGCGCCCGATCGCGGCATGGTGATGGATTTCGCCGACGTGAAGGCGCTTGCGGTCGAGCACCTCGTCAGCAAGTGGGACCACGCATTCCTCGTCTACGCGCGCGACGAAGTCGTGCGCTCGTTCCTCGAGCAGATGGCCGACCACAAGACGGTCGTGCTCGACCGCATTCCGACCGTCGAAAATCTCGCCGCGATCGCGTTCGACATCCTCGCGAGCGTGTACGACGCGCACTACGGCGTGAACCTGCGCCTCGAGCGCGTGCGGCTCTACGAGACGCCGAACTGCTGGGCCGACGTCGAGCGCGACGCAGGCCGCTGA
- a CDS encoding HpcH/HpaI aldolase family protein has translation MSTLTNSLKQRLHDGDEPLYGLWLTLASDTAAEALAHAGYDWLCIDMEHAPNDSRDVASQLRAMAAARLPTEPVVRVPAREPWLVKRALDAGARTLMFPCIETADDAAHAVRLTRFPSPESPDGVRGVAGMVRAAAFGMRRDYVQTANAQIAVIVQIESARGIDEVERIAATPGVDCVFVGPADLAASLGHLGDVRHPDVESAIARVLAAGRQAGVAVGIFASDSASARQCRDAGYRMIALSADVIWLLRATRQALQEVRS, from the coding sequence ATGAGCACGCTGACCAATTCCCTAAAACAACGTCTGCACGACGGCGACGAGCCGCTGTACGGGCTGTGGCTGACGCTCGCGAGCGACACGGCGGCGGAAGCGCTCGCGCATGCGGGCTACGACTGGCTCTGCATCGACATGGAGCACGCGCCGAACGACAGCCGCGACGTCGCCTCGCAGCTGCGTGCGATGGCCGCCGCGCGCCTGCCGACTGAGCCCGTCGTGCGCGTGCCGGCCCGCGAGCCGTGGCTCGTGAAGCGCGCGCTCGACGCCGGCGCGCGCACGCTGATGTTTCCGTGCATCGAGACGGCGGACGATGCCGCGCACGCCGTGCGCCTCACGCGCTTTCCGTCGCCCGAGTCGCCGGACGGCGTGCGCGGCGTGGCCGGCATGGTGCGCGCGGCGGCGTTCGGGATGCGGCGCGACTACGTGCAGACCGCGAACGCGCAGATCGCTGTGATCGTGCAGATCGAATCCGCGCGCGGCATCGACGAGGTCGAACGAATCGCCGCGACGCCCGGCGTCGACTGCGTGTTCGTCGGGCCGGCCGATCTCGCGGCAAGCCTCGGTCATCTCGGCGACGTCCGACATCCGGACGTCGAATCCGCGATCGCGCGCGTGCTCGCGGCCGGCCGGCAGGCGGGCGTCGCGGTCGGCATCTTCGCGTCGGACAGCGCGAGCGCACGCCAGTGCCGCGACGCCGGCTACCGGATGATCGCGCTGTCGGCCGACGTGATCTGGTTGCTGCGGGCGACGCGGCAGGCACTGCAGGAGGTGCGGTCATGA